The following are encoded together in the Glycine max cultivar Williams 82 chromosome 8, Glycine_max_v4.0, whole genome shotgun sequence genome:
- the LOC113002325 gene encoding uncharacterized protein — translation TGLIHLLPKFHGLAGEDPHKHLKEFHIVCSTMKPPDVQEDHIFMKAFPHSLEGVAKDWLYYLAPRSITSWDDLKRVFLEKFFPASRTTTIRKDISGIRQLSGESLYEYWERFKKLCASCPHHQISEQLLLQYFYEGLSNMERSMIDAASGGALGDMTPAEARNLIEKMASNSQQFSARNDAIVIRGVHEVATNPSASSETKKLEGKLDALVNLVTQLALNQKSVPVARVCGLCSSADHHTDLCPSMQQPGAIEQPEAYAANIYNRPPQPQQQNQPQQNNYDLSSNRYNPGWRNHPNLTNQMGQLATQLNQQQSQNSDKLPSQAVQNPKNVSAISLRSGKQCQGHQPVAPSSSANEPAKLHSIPEKGDDKNLPNNFCVGESSSTGNSDLQKQHIPPLPFPPRAVSNKKMEEAEKEILETFRKVEVNIPLLDAIKQIPRYAKFLKELCTNKRKLKGSERISMGRNVSALIGKSVPQIPEKCKDPGTFSIPCIIGNSKFDNAMLDLGASVSVMPLSIFNSLSLGPLQSTDVVIHLANRSVAYPVGFIEDVLVRVGELIFPVDFYILNMEDGFSQGSVPIILGRPFMKTARTKIDVYAGTLSMEFGDITVHFNILDAMKYPSEDISVFRAEIIDHVV, via the exons actggactgattcatttgcttccaaagtttcatggccttgcaggtgaagacccgcacaaacatttgaaagaatttcacattgtctgctccaccatgaaacccccagatgtccaagaggatcacatatttatgaaggcttttcctcactcattagagggagtggcaaaggactggctgtattaccttgctccaaggtccatcacgagctgggatgaccttaagagagtattcttagaaaaatttttccctgcttccaggaccacaaccatcaggaaggatatctcaggtattagacaactcagtggagagagcctgtatgagtactgggagagatttaagaaactatgtgccagttgcccccaccatcagatttcagaacagcttcttctccaatacttttatgaaggactcagtaatatggagagaagtatgatagatgctgccagtggtggagcccttggagacatgactcctgctgaagccagaaatttaattgagaagatggcctccaactcccagcagtttagtgccagaaatgatgccatagtcattagaggagtgcatgaggtagctacaaacccatctgcatcatctgaaactaaaaagcttgaaggcaaactggatgcgttggtcaacttggtaacccagctggccttgaatcagaaatctgtacctgtcgcaagagtttgtggtttgtgctcctctgctgaccaccatacagacctttgcccttccatgcagcaacctggagcaattgagcagcctgaagcttatgctgcaaatatttacaatagacctcctcaacctcagcagcaaaatcaaccacagcagaacaattatgacctttccagcaacagatacaaccctggatggaggaatcaccctaacctc accaatcagatgggacaattagctacccaattgaatcaacaacagtcccagaattctgacaagctgccttctcaagctgtccaaaatcccaaaaatgtcagtgccatttcattgaggtcgggaaagcaatgtcaaggacatcaacccgtagcaccgtcctcatctgcaaatgagcctgccaaacttcactctattccagaaaaaggtgatgacaaaaatttacctaacaatttctgtgtaggagaatcttcttccacaggtaattctgatttgcagaagcagcacattccccctcttccattccctccaagagcagtttccaacaaaaaaatggaagaggcagagaaagagatcttggaaacgtttagaaaagtagaggtaaacatacctctgttggatgcaataaagcaaattccaagatatgccaaattcttgaaggagctgtgcactaataagcggaagcttaaaggaagtgaacgaattagcatgggcagaaatgtctccgcattgattggtaaatctgttcctcaaattcctgaaaaatgcaaagatccaggtacattcagcataccttgtatcatagggaatagtaagtttgacaatgccatgctagatttaggagcttctgttagtgttatgcctctgtctatttttaattctctatctctaggccccttgcagtcaactgatgtggtaattcatttagctaatagaagtgttgcctaccctgttggtttcatagaagatgtcttagttagagttggtgaactgattttccctgttgatttttatattttgaatatggaagatggattttctcaaggatcagttcccatcattctaggcagaccctttatgaaaactgctagaactaagatagacgtttatgcaggcacactgtctatggaatttggtgacataactgttcattttaatattctggatgctatgaaatacccatctgaagatatttctgtatttcgtgctgaaataattgaccatgttgtt